The window GATCCTGATCTTCCTGTGCGGGTTGATTCGGTCTTTGCACTTCGTTCTTTTGTTGAAGCCTGCAAAGGTATTCTTATCTGGTGTTCTAATCCTTAGTAAAATTGTGGACTTTAGTTCAAATAATTGATTATAATTTATATCTGCAGATTTGGATGAGATCCGACCTATACTTCCTCAACTCCTTGATGGTATGGAAATAGTTACCTTGGTCTAGTAAATCGATGATAAATTAATCGTCTAGCTCATGATATGTGTTCTGCAGAGTTTTTTAAGCTGATGAATGAAGTTGAGAATGAGGATCTTGTGTTCACCCTTGAAACCATCGTCGACAAATTTGGCGAAGAGATGGCACCATATGCACTAGGACTGTGCCAGAATTTGGTATGTTCTTTCCGTATATATACTTAAGTTCTTCTGCAAATGTTTCCACCTTATAAACCTTCTTTCTTTGATCTGATAGGCTGCTGCCTTCTGGAGATGTATGGCAAGTTCAGAAGCTGATGATGAAGCTGATGATTCTGGGGCTTTGGCAGCTGTTGGTTGCTTACGAGCGATCAGCACAATCCTTGAGTCCATTAGCAGTCTTCCACATCTTTTTATACAAATAGAACCTACATTGTTGCCTATAATGCGCAGGATGTTGACATCTGATGGTCAAGGTATATACTGTTCATGGATAGTTGATAGATGTCTGTTGTTTGGTTTTTAAATGTTGTTTTTGAACTGCTTAACTCCTTAACCTAGTGGACCAAAAGATGTGTATGAAATATTTTGTGGTGATGCAAGCAATGTTGATTGCATAATGAAGTTGTACCGCATAAACTAACTTGAGGATTAATTAGCATTAGTGATTGTGTAATCATTTTACAAAAAATAATCAGTACAGCTTAATTATATGTACTGAAAACGATTTTGTTAGCATTGAAAATATCcctaccccaccccaccccagcaAGCAACTAGGCTCATAGAGGCATCTAAAGATGTTATCATGTTTTCAGGTGTCAAGAATATTTTTAAAGTTCATTAAATATGTAAAATAAACTTGCCAGATGTCTTTTGAACAATATTTGATGTGCCTATTGAACTACTGTAGAGTGGAGAATGGAGAACCATGAATTTTTTCCAAATACACAAACTACTGTAGAGTggctgaaaatatttttttattttatgtagTATGCCAATACACAAATAGTTATTATTTATGATATATGACTAGCATTTTGTTGCACAGATGTTTCCAAGTGTACGTTTGGACCTTTAGAAGCTTCATGAAGTTTCAAGTTGCTACTATGCTTAACTAGAACTAGGACTTTTTTGTAGCTTGGCAGGCCAAACATCCAAGGCATAAATCTGCGTGATTTAGCACTGACTTCTAGTCATCATGTATTGCTATTTTATCCCTTTTCTCCATGCACTGAATGTCTCCAATACATTGGCAGATGTTTATGAAGAAGTTCTTGAAATTGTCTCGTATATGACATTTTTCTCCCCTACAATTTCACTGGACATGTGGAGCTTGTGGCCATTGATGATGGAGGCACTTAATGACTGGGCTATAGATTTCTTTGAGAGTATGTCTAACTTTATGATATGGAACTATATCTTTTGTTCTTGTGTGTCAGGAAAAAAGGTTATATTGTCACAATAATTTACAGATGCATGCACTGCATGTTTTTGCATCATTGCTGTGTTCCAAATCTTAAACTGGCCATATATTGAGAATTATTCCAGGGTTTAGCACATCAATATACATGATGGTCCATCTGTAGTGAATCAAAGGGGCTATTTCTTCTGTTAATGTAGGACTAGTATATAGACTAGTTTTCTCCTAGATGTATACTAACTGGTTAGTCACTTGTTCTTTGGGTGCTATGCAATGTTACATGGATTTCATGTGATAATTTTGCTTGATGGGTTATAGCTTGCATATTGCTCGTTCATGAGTTGCTGCTGTTAGCAGGCAGGAAACATTATGTATAACTGTTATGATTTTCACCAAACATAGGTTCTATTAAGTGTTACTAAGCTAATGTTCAATATTGCAGCTAAAAGGGGCTGTTCAGAACTAAGTTTCCAATGGCCCGAAAACGTGTTGTGCTCTTTTGACATACTTCCATTGTCAGTTTTGGTTGTAATCCATGAATTTTACATTTTAATTTGGTATGCTGGGTTTTAATGCATGTTTGATCTGCCTTTAGAAATGATTTCTTGAAAAGAGGCTCCAAGCATTTTAAAGAAACTTGTCTGATTATCTGATGAACAATGTGACTAATTCCATGTGAACTTTATTTCCCATTTGTGAGAAGTAGTTATTTCTGATTGTCCATGAGTGCAACCTGAAAACATAAGCACTCTTCATGTTAGTTGTCCGATTGCAATTTGGCCTTATTTTTTTTGGGTAACTTCCTACAGATATTCTTGTTCCATTGGACAACTACATTTCCCGTGGAACAGATCATTTCCTTGCATGCAAAGACCCAGATTATCAGCAAAGCCTGTGGAATGCACTACAATCTGTAAGTTTTGTTTAGATTAATTGTTATATTAGCTTTCTtatgatgtttattgtgatttgAGTGTCACTgccttttgctgataaatgccAACACTTTTAGATTATGATGGATGAAAATATGGAAGATTCTGATATTGAACCTGCTCCAAAGCTCATTGAAGTGCTTTTTCAAAATTGCAAAGGCAATGTGGATCCGTGGGTTGAACACTACCTCAGGATTACTATTGAGCGGTTACGTCGAACACAGAAGCCATACTTGAAATGCCTCCTTGTACAAGTGGTAAGATGCAATATGAATACACCTATATAGCTATTTAACTAGTGATACTTTCACTTTCTGTTTAGTACTTGCAAGGGCAAATAGCTTACCATCTTGAAGGACCTAAGTTTCAGAATCTACTAGGATACAAATAGTCTGGTAGCTATCTGCTACCCGAGGGAAACCTTTCTGGTGCTGCTTGCTAGCTTTAAGAGATTGTCACCACCAGCTAGATAGAATCCTTATTCCAGGCTGAGGACACTGGTTGTAGTCCTGTCTAATCTGCATGATCACACTTCGGCAAGCATCTATGAAAATGTGATGTTTCAAATAGGAAAATTACACACTATAAAAACACATATGGAGCTGCTTAGCGCCCGGACGTCCAATCTGGACGCTAGCGTAAGATGCTCGAACAATTGAAATATTCCCATTGCAACATGGATCCCATGTTTCATGTAACATCTAATAATAAGAATTCTGGCATAAGCTTCGGACAAAAAAGAAATCCCAACATTCAAAACAAATGTTCTTGTACAAGCCTTCAACACTTGAAGAAAAATTCCCCTGCAACATGTTTTGATTGTTTCACACAACATTTCAGATAATTTTTGCTGCAACATTTCTTATAAAAAATCCTTGGAACATCATAAATCGCCGGTTGAAACATCCAAATAGACAAATCATGACactcaaggaaaaaaaaactaatcctGACAAAAACCTGTTACCACATCGGAGAAATTATTGCAACACCAAGAATCAACTGTTGTAATATTACAAATCATTTGTTGCAACATGGGAAAGAGATAAATCCCAAAATACGTATTGCTTAGTAGTTAAAAAATGCCTATTGCAATATCCAAATCACATATTGCAAATCACCAATTCCGACATGCCCAATCCTCAATTTCAACATCTCAAATCACTAGTTGTAACATAAGAAATCTTGGACTGTAGCTACCTGGAGGTTGGAGAGAGGAAACTCGGAGTGAGTGTTATCTACTTGCTCACATGCCCTCAGGCCGATGGCCATGCCTCCTGATGCATAGTACCTTCACATGCAGGCGCCAGGGTGgctcttgccttcttgggccaTATTGCTGCCAGCGAGGCAGCTCCTCTCCTTCGAGTCACCATGCCCCTAGATTTGTGCAACACCAAGGCACCTCCTTGCTTTTGTCTTAATGCCTTCTACGGCCAGGGAAAAGCTCCTAATCCGTGAGCTGCTACTGGGGCGACTCATCTTTCGTGAGCAGTTAGCGCCTGGCACCGAGGATCTTCGTTGTGCCGCTCGTGGGGTGTCCTTGCCCGGGAAGAGCAAAGCAAAGAAGCAAACAATGAGACATGGAGAGAGGAACAAGCAGGAAGTACCAAGTGGAGAGAAAACAGCGTGGTGGGAAAATAACATGGAACAAATTAATTACACCACGCATCCCTCGGATCCATCCGGGGGAAGACTCCAGCATCGGACGGCCGGGATGGAGCATTTCCGTAAAAATGTGATGTTTCAAATAGGAAAATTACACACCATAAAAATGGTTTTTGTCATGAATCTAATGACATCAACCTTATCTTTTCAACCACATATTTTTCATTTACAGATTCTAGAAGTGAAAACTAACTCACTGTTCACTGCTGATTCGTGCACTCTCTGTTTATGTTTGTACCTGATAACTATCATGTGGTGCCTGCAGATAGCTAATGCGCTCTACTACAATCCATTGTTGACCCTTGAAACTTTAAATAAGCTTGGGGTTGCAGCAGATATTTTTAACCATTGGTTTGCTATGCTGCAACAAGTTAAAAAGAGTGGTGCACGGGTCAATTTCAAGAGGTAGGGATGTCTACTTTGCACGGCTATATTTCTTCACGTACCTAGGATGAACCAGTATTGTTACATTGTTTCATTTGTAGAGAGCATGATAAGAAAGTGTTATATTATGAACCAGTATTGTTGTAGTCCATTTGCAGAGAGCATGATAAGAAAGTGTTATATTTCTATTTTCTTCATAAGAAAGTGTTATATTTCTATTTTCTTCATGTACCTATGATGAAACAGTATTATTGTTCCTTTGTTTGCAGAGAGCATGATAAGAAAGTTTGCTGCTTGGGCCTGACCTCGCTTATTGGACTTCCAGCTGATAAGATCCCAGCAGAAGCTTTAGATCGGATTTTCAAAGCAACACTTGAGCTGCTTGTTGCTTACAAAGACCAAGTTGCAGgttgagtttgcatttgatTATGTTGGTGAACTTGCATATTATGTGTTGATTTGAGTTCTGATATATTATGCCTTCAGTTTTGGCTATTGAGCGTGTTCTATGTATTTGTTTTTTGTGATCTTGAACTTCACTGTTCCTCTCTAATTGTGTTTGTATTCCTCCCGGCCAATCCTCAGAAAATAAGAAGCAAAATGAGGAGGATGCTGATGACATGGATGGCTTTGATGCTGATGAAGACGATGAGGAAGTTGATTCAGATAAGGAGATGGGTCTTGATGATGAAGATGGGGATGAAGTTAGTAGCCTTGAGCTCCAAAAATTAGCTGCAGAGGTGTGTTTTTCAATCTGTACTAGCCTGTACCAATCATTTATCGTAGTAACAGTtattttctattagttcaggtactgttttcttttgtttttcagACAGTTCAACTTCAGTTATGTTCTGAGACAATAGGTATAGTTCTCGAGGATGCATTTTCTAATCCTGAGGCTCGGCTCTTTATTTTTGTAATGATTCAGGCTAGAGGCTTCCTGCCAGCTGACGAGGATGATGACTCAGATGATGGTTTCAGTGATGATGAGGAGTTACAGTCGCCAATAGATGAGGTTGATCCGTTCATTTTCTTTGTTGAAACTGTCCAAGGTAAATTGTAGTTTTTGTTATCAATAGTTTGCTGTCACCTGAAAGCATCTAGTTGCAAGTACTCATAAGTTTCCACTGTCTGTAACAGGTTTGCAAGCATCTGATCCTGCAAGGTTCCAGAACCTTATGCAGACCTTGGATTTCCGATATCAAGCACTTGCTAGTGGCATAGCTCAGCATGCTGAGGAAAGGAAAGTTGAAATTGAGAAAGAGAAATTGGAGAAGGCAAATGCACAGTGACGATATACATGGTTCCTTTGATTGCTTTGCCATTTGCCGGTATAGCATTGGTGGTTGGTCAATTTGCTGTGATTTGCCAATCGCAGGTAAATGAATTTTGGAGCCTTAGCCAACCTTTCAAGGGTGGACAATTTTTAGGCTTGCAAAATTTTATCCTTGCGAGAGAAGCCGATGATAGAACCATCTTGGAAATCTGTCATTGGCTGCCATGGCCTGTTGTTGCAGTCTTGTTTGTGCTAGCGTGACACCCAAAGGTTTCTTCTCTCGAGGACAGTTGCTTGCCATGCTGTTAGGGCCATCAATTTTTTGTGGGGGCTTGTAAGAGCATTTGTTGGAGAACCCCCTCTGGTGGCGGGGTTGCATTCTCCGCTCAAGTTAACTGTTGGGTGTAGATTGTATATGGTTTCGGTTGTTTAGGCATGACATTGCGGTTCCATGGTGGGGCTGTGGTAtatgttttcttttcctttttgcaggTGGTCAtcatatttgtttttttatttgttggAAATGGCAAAGAGAAATTCGTTAGTTTGATCTGCGGCGTAACCTTGATCGCTATTAATGTCTAAGTCTAGTGAAATTAAGATTATAAATGAGCGTTGGAATGTATCCAACGTGGTCTTTCCCATCTTTTACGCGTGCATGAACAAGATCTGAGTGTAGAAATGAACATTTGCATCTAGTGAATTTTGTTTATGCACGGAATCCTGTGCAAGGATGGCAGCGTGGATATTTTTTAAGGTACAGCACAGATTGTACGATTGAAATCCATTTTCTGTCAAACTCTTGCCGCCCTCAACCGAAAGGTCACATTATGTGGTGGTTGCGAGCGctgtttcttttttatttaaccTCCAAAACTCAATATAGACAAGACGTTAGTATAGACATCATACTCATTAGCATATGTACATTCAATAACTCGCGTGACCAGAATAGCAGGTGGATTTTGGTGCTTTTTGCCGTATTATATGTCGCATGCGTAGGTGTTTCTTCTGTTGCTGTGGCCGTCAAATGCTAAGATTAGTTAGAGATGCAATTCATAAATACTACTTTGGATAGTTGGTCCGACTTGGGCTTCGTTTGGATGACCTagggactaaagtttagtttgGACTAAAATTGTGACTAAACATTAAACAGTACGTAATTAAACTTTAGTCCATATCCATTTGGATCCATGGACTCCATTTTAGGTGCGAAACTATTTGAAACATATAAGTGGGCGAAACTAAACTTTAGTTTATAAGTTCGATGGGTTATGGACGCGGTCAAAAGTtagattgggggggggggggggggcaggtgTGGGGAGGGGGCAATATTGATATTTAGAAGGATCAAGCACCTAATCAGTGAGGCAGCTCAAAATACCATTAGGATGCTCCGTCCTGAATTTTGGAATAGTCTTCCGTCCTAAAGAACTGATCCATGCCATCGGCTAGCAATTTCAACGAGGCCTGATCACATTTCATAAAGCCATCGAGCAACTACCGACATTCCTCCAGATAACCAACAAGGTTGTTATGACCCCTACCGAGTTCTATTTGTGGCTAGAAGTAGAGGGAAGATTTGAATTTGAGTCTGTCCGTTGGGCAGTTGTGGCCATGGGCCTCTACCGGGCAAAAGCCCATGTATCAGGTGTATAAAGCCTCTGAAGAGGAACGCTGTAAACAGGATTGGTTAAACTGAATTCCGTCTTGTTCTTCTGGCTCTCGTCTTCTTTAGATAGGCCATTTTTCTTACGATAGGCCAGCAGGGCTTTCAGTTTATCATCAGAAGCTTGTTTCTCTCCTTTAGATGGTAAGGTAGAGTGTTTGTCAGACTTGTCAAGGCTGGCAGACTTTGGCTTGTCAGTCTGAACAAAGGATCGAGAGGAAAATTTCCCAATGTCCCGAGATGTTCCCTTTCTGCTTGAATGAGTTAGTTCTTCTTCTTGTAACAAGGCCAGAGCACTAGCTTCTTGGACATTGGAAGGTCGGTGAAGAGCGATTGCTGACCGAATATCTTCATTCAGACCACCAAGAAATCTTGTCACAAAATATGTATCATCATATTGATCATTGTACAGCAGCACACCGTGAGATAATTCCTCAAAACGCTCCAAATATGCAGTGACTGAAGTGTTCTAACGCAGAGAATCCAATTGACGAAGATGAATCTGATATTGGTCTCTGTCAAATCGTTCCAAGACCGCTGAGCAAAATGAATCCCAATCGAGAACACGACCTCTGCGCTCAAATGTTTGCAACCACGCAGCAGCCGGACCCTTAAAGTTGAGGGCCGCAAATCTTGTCTTCAAGCCAGCGCTGACAGAATATTCTTCGAAATACATGTTACACCTATCACGCCATAAGCGAGGATTCTCACCATCAAAAATAGGGAATGAAAGTTTCGGCAAATGCGTAGATCGAGACGACTGAGGAACATCCGAATCGGGAAAAACAGGACGATGAGCATCCGTGTCAAAGGACGTACCCATGACCGGGCATGGCGGCTGGGAACCAAGTATCCCGCCGCCAGCATCTCGGTGGCCAGCATCAACGCGGTGCTCATTGGGCCGCTCCCCGGTGAGCACAGGTGGGCACGCCACCGGATGTGGAGCTAGGTTGAGGTCGAATGGATTCGTCCATCGTGGCGGAGGCTGAGGTGGTGCCGTGGCCGGCCTGGCgatcggcggtggtggtggaatcTCCTCGAGCCGCTGGAGTTGTGTCGCCAAGCGCTCCGACTGCGAAAGCAACTTGTCGGTGGCCGCCTCCGCGGACGTCTTCCACGCCTCGAGGCCGGACAACTTGTCCAGTGCCTGGGTCATGAGGAGCTCGAAACCGTCAAACTTCTTGGCGAGATCCTCCATGGCGGTGGTGACTTGTGCCTCGAACTTGGTCGGTTTGCGTGGCGCCAGATCGCAGCCGTGCAAGGACCCGCGACGAGGACAACCCGGTTCCCCAAACTACAACCTAAGCAGCAGGAGACCCGGAGTTGGGCGACGGCGCCGGAATGGCTAACCGGCGCTTGagtggtggccgccgccgactggGAGTCGGTGGGTGGGGCATGGTCGCCGGAGTTGGTGCGAAACCGGCGGCGAACCGAGCGCACCAGAGGGACGGTCGGTCGGAATGGGAACAGGGGTCAACTCGGAGACAGGCAGAAACAAAAATTGACGGCCAAATCCCGGGAAAGACGAAGCTCATGATACCAATTGTTACGGACCTGGGGCTCTAGAAGATAGAGAAGCAAGAATCGAGATGGAAGAACAAAATGAGAAGAAGAAATTGGAAGGATCCGAGGAAGAAGACGAGAGCCAGAAGAACGAGACGGAATTCTGTTTAACCAATCCTATTTACAGCGTTCCTCTTCTGGGGCTTTATACACCTGATACATGGGCTTTTGCCCGGTAGAGGcccatggccgcaatggcccaACGGAGTAACGGACAGACTCAAATTCAAATCTTCCCTCTACTTCTAGCCACAAATAGAACTCGGTACAGGGGTGATAACACTAACAAAGGTGTCATTGTTGCACTTGTATCGGCTGATCAATTGGTTTACCACCAACTgtgaatctccaaaaatctcaattGTATCGGCCTTTACTTCTCGCAATAGCTGAATACCTTTGAGTAATGCCAAATATTCCATCTCATTGTTGTTACTATCCAGATCTATGGGATAAGAAAACTCGAAATTTGCCCCCGATATCCCCCCTTTAGTATTGGCAGAGATAACATATACCGCACTACGTTATCCTTGCAAACATATACTGCACTATCCTTGCAAACCACGGTACATTCGGCCGATAACAAGTAATGCCTCAACTTAGTGCAATAGAAGTATAGACATATGCACAACTTTTCCACCAGACGATATCATTTCTCAGCATCCAGTAGCGTTCTACTAAGATAAAACACGGCTCGCTCTTTTCATTCAAACTCCTATATCGGAATCGACCTAATGGAAAATTCATTAGCCGATAAATATAGCTTAAACGATATATCCTTCTGCGGCGGTATCAATACAGGTGGAGAAATCAGATAACTATTTATATTGTCAAACGCCACCTGCTATTTGATACCCCAAACAAATTCCTGATTGCCTTTTAGTTTGGGCTGAATTTTGCTTGATAAATTCGAGATGAATCTCCTAATAAAATTAATCTCGCCGATTAAGTATTGCAACTCGGTCTTGTTTGCTGGAGGAACTGTCTCATTGATTGCTTTGATGCTTCTTTGATTGACTTCAATTCCTCCATCATGAACCATAAAACCAATAAATTGtccagccgatacaccgaaTGCACACTTGTTCGGACTCATTTTGAGACCATAACTTCTTGTACATTCGAAGGCTTCTTGCAAGTCGGCTAAATGTTCATGGTAGCCCATCGAATTGACCACCACATCGTCAATGTAGATCTCCACAATTTTGTCAATGAGcttatgaaaaatataattcatcgCACGCTGATAAGTAGCACCGACATTTCTGAGATCGAAAATCATTACCACCCACTCGTAAAGTTGCCTGTTTCGGAGCGGGCCGAACACACTGAGTGGGCGATGTAGCACCCCAAGAACGTGTGGCCTACGGCACAACGGGAGCGTGACGAGTGGCGGCCACGCGATGACGAGGCCGCAAAGACGCCGAAGGGTCGCTCCTCGTGCGACGAGGACCGGAGGCCATGGCCGTGGGGGAGAGGCTTCGCGACCAGCGGGCGGATGCGGGGGCTGAGGGGGAGACAGATCACTTCATATGGCATCGGAGACCTTGGAGTATGCCTGCAAGGGGAAGAGATGATGGTAGTGGAACTAACATGGTGGTAGTGCAGTGTAGTGGAACTTGTCATGAAGACGATGGGAAATGTCGATTAAATAAAGAGTTTAGGAGGCTTCCCTGAGTAGATAAGGTAACCGGTGCTACTCCTCGAAGAACGTGTGTGGGAGAACAGGAACCAAGCCGGCGATCGCCGACGGCCGTGGGATCTTAATTATCATAGGCAGATGAACGGCTAGGAGAAATCGGGCTTGACCAGAAGAAGActgtaacatcccggatttttTTGGAAAGTTAATAAGTCCAAAAATGCGAATTTCAAAAAGTTTTCGTGGTAATCCTGTAATAAATGTTCTTAAGTAGGATTTCTGCCTCTTTAAAAATCCTAGTAATTAAAATCTTGGACTAAATTAAGGGTTATTATATTGATAATGTGAATCATTTGGAGTTAATTGGATTTAGTGATCTCTACCCTGTTTATTTGATTTGATTGGATTTAACTTTTGCTGTGTGAAATTGTGTGGGGATTTAAGGGAAGTGTGCCCCTCAGATTAATCCCAAAAGGTTAACAAACTTGTGTAGCATCAGTTCGAGTTGTGCCAGGAACAATTTGTATGCATATGCTATCTTCCTCCagtgggatttaatttgaattgtagCAATTCTATTAAATCCTAACCCTAACTCAAGACCCTAACCAAACACTTGCAGGCCCTAGACCCTAagaccaaaccctaaccctaaacccgtGACTCGGCTCAGCCCGCTACCCGGACCAGACCCTAAACCTACACGGCTCCAGCCCTAAAAACCCGATATGACCCAGCCCAACTCACCCGAACCCCAAAACCCACCTAACTCCCGGAACAAACCGGCCTGTCAACCACCTGACTCTCTGCTCCCAGCCCATTTTCGCCGCACGGCCCAACTCGCCCAACTGCACGCACTTGCAAGCCCGCCTTGCACTACGCCCCGCTGGCCCGTTAGCGCCTTGCGCTAGCCCAGCCCGCGCGACGCGTAGATGCGCATGCCAGCCCGCGAAGCGCATACGAGCCAGCCACCCCGCCTCGACCGCCTGAGCCACTGGCCACCCGGACCCGCCTGCCAGGGAGGCCTGTTTCCCTTTCTTCCCCGCGCGATGCCCTTGCTTTGCTCTGCCTCTGCTATGTCCCCGCTTTTGCCGATGCCAGCAGCAGCGCTCGCCTGTCTCTGCTCCACAACGCGGGAGCCGcagttgccgccgccgcacctcgcaCTGACACACCTACCACCAAGGTCAGCCACCGCCCCCTGTAGGGttgagatggcggactagagggggggtgaatagtcctttctaaaacttaaAATGTTACTGGCTAACcaaaaccagtgcggaattaaACTAATCGgtctagccaagactacacccctctatCTAAAACTTGCACCTTACAAAAGGATCCTAATTGAGCAACTAAGGTGCCGGGCTAGGTAGAGCTCACCTACACAATTTTAGTTTGCAAGGTCACATAAGCCTATGCAACTAGTACTTCACACACTGGGGAGCTCCtatacaattctaatgagcaaaagcacaaagccaacctaagctcactagatgcacaATGGACAAGGCTACACAAACCAAATCCAAAGGCTCAAACTAACTTAGCTACACAAACTAAGCACGACAACTAATTATGCTACACAAGCTAATTAAACACTAGAGCGACTACACAAGCAtaagatatatatgaatgtaaatacaaggcttgtgatttggagaatgcaaaccaccgagaagaatagacaaagttgacacgatgatttttatcccgaggttcacttggttgccatcAAGCTAGTCCctgttgagacaagctccaaggttgccgccgatcctcttgctagtggtgactctcaagtcacactctcccacgtggagtgctcacaccgagctctagcacatgacccggggtgagcacaatacccctcacaatcacttctctggagcaccgcacaatcttcttgcgggcttcacaacggagacacaccaccaagccgtctaggaggtggcatcctCCAAAAGTAACAAGGACCAGgcttgcaactcgatcacctagtgccaattccttgcaatctctcaaagcaacgcactagaatcgctctctcacttagCGATATGATTTGCTCTAAACACAAGTGAGttggagggctctcaagcactctcacacaaggacaccaagtccccaaggtgctccacctctcaaatggccggccaccacctctatttatagagggtgttgacaccagattttgacacgtgtcaaggaagagtgtcgcaaaggagaaaaggttctaCTTGTACGATCGACAGATTTGAGGG is drawn from Panicum virgatum strain AP13 chromosome 1N, P.virgatum_v5, whole genome shotgun sequence and contains these coding sequences:
- the LOC120655717 gene encoding importin beta-like SAD2 isoform X1; the protein is MDLPSLAVVLRAALSHVPEERKAAEESLNQFQYTPQHLVRLLQIIVDGSCDMAVRQVASIHFKNFIAKNWSPNDPDESPKVLESDKAMVRENILGFIVQVPPLLRAQLGESIKTIIHSDYPEQWPSLLHWVTHNLELQNQIFGALYVLRVLARKYEFKSEDERIPLYHIVEETFPRLLSIFSKLVQIVNPPIEVADLIKLICKIFWSSIYLEIPKQLFDPNVFNAWMVLFINLLERPVPVEGQPIDPEIRKSWGWWKVKKWTIHILNRLYTRFGDLKLQKPESKAFAQMFQKTYAGKILACHMQLLNAILTGDYLPDRVINLVLQYLTNSVTKNSMYQMMQPQIDILLFEIIFPLMCFNDKDQNLWDEDPHEYVRKGYDIIEDLYSPRTAAMDFVSELVRKRGKNNLQKFIHFVVDIFRRYDEAPADLKPYRQKDGALLAIGTLCDKLKQTDPYKSELERMLVQHVFPEFSSRVGHLRAKAAWVAGQYAHINFSDPNNFRQAMHCIVSGMRDPDLPVRVDSVFALRSFVEACKDLDEIRPILPQLLDEFFKLMNEVENEDLVFTLETIVDKFGEEMAPYALGLCQNLAAAFWRCMASSEADDEADDSGALAAVGCLRAISTILESISSLPHLFIQIEPTLLPIMRRMLTSDGQDVYEEVLEIVSYMTFFSPTISLDMWSLWPLMMEALNDWAIDFFENILVPLDNYISRGTDHFLACKDPDYQQSLWNALQSIMMDENMEDSDIEPAPKLIEVLFQNCKGNVDPWVEHYLRITIERLRRTQKPYLKCLLVQVIANALYYNPLLTLETLNKLGVAADIFNHWFAMLQQVKKSGARVNFKREHDKKVCCLGLTSLIGLPADKIPAEALDRIFKATLELLVAYKDQVAENKKQNEEDADDMDGFDADEDDEEVDSDKEMGLDDEDGDEVSSLELQKLAAEARGFLPADEDDDSDDGFSDDEELQSPIDEVDPFIFFVETVQGLQASDPARFQNLMQTLDFRYQALASGIAQHAEERKVEIEKEKLEKANAQ